A genomic window from Rhodanobacteraceae bacterium includes:
- a CDS encoding AAA family ATPase → MNKQQEAAAAMLTPDVVSKLDVQESLEIVATLGDSFISTLRELHAPPVGLKTLRRYRIQEAAREVGRSVSWLRSQESEGNFPGPTDRSAGGRRMYTLEEINAIRAYAGTLPKSPARRPYVLGFVNFKGGSSKTTCTYLASHFLASRGYRVLLVDLDPQGSLTASFEVSRSGEPVRGIDWEQTIGPILTGEIDDPLTLVHQTHWPTIDIIPASVDVYDAEMLLAVETARTGIQDNPFWRRLDTAMRRLDQYDFVLLDSAPALNLAAINAVVASDGLVIPVPPRNLDLEAAVKFAKVVHAWTERLPGFNDRKRWLRLLLTQLQKGSLSDQTHALLASRFFGSLIFNNHFPMSEAVRRGSAGAPSCYEGSNQVDRSQAEANRRVREALDEVFEEMLSMIDLKRGAKA, encoded by the coding sequence ATGAACAAGCAACAAGAAGCGGCGGCTGCCATGCTGACCCCCGATGTCGTCAGCAAACTCGATGTGCAGGAATCCCTGGAGATTGTAGCCACGCTGGGCGACAGCTTCATCAGTACCTTGAGAGAGCTGCATGCCCCGCCCGTCGGCTTGAAAACCTTGCGTCGCTACCGGATTCAGGAAGCGGCTCGGGAAGTCGGGCGCTCGGTATCCTGGCTGCGCTCGCAGGAGAGTGAGGGCAATTTTCCCGGACCGACCGATCGTAGCGCTGGTGGGCGTCGCATGTACACGCTCGAAGAGATCAATGCCATTCGCGCCTACGCCGGCACTTTGCCGAAGAGCCCGGCGCGGCGCCCGTACGTGCTCGGTTTCGTCAATTTCAAGGGCGGCAGTTCCAAGACCACCTGCACCTATCTGGCGAGCCATTTTCTGGCCTCCCGAGGCTACCGTGTGCTGCTGGTCGATCTGGATCCGCAGGGTTCGCTGACGGCGTCCTTTGAAGTCAGTCGCAGCGGCGAACCGGTTCGCGGGATCGACTGGGAGCAGACCATCGGTCCGATACTGACTGGCGAGATCGACGATCCGTTGACGCTGGTGCATCAAACCCATTGGCCCACGATCGACATCATTCCGGCATCGGTGGATGTCTACGACGCGGAGATGCTGCTGGCCGTGGAAACCGCCCGCACGGGTATCCAGGACAATCCCTTCTGGCGGCGCCTGGACACCGCAATGCGGCGACTGGACCAGTACGATTTTGTCCTGCTGGACAGCGCTCCGGCCCTGAACCTGGCGGCCATCAATGCGGTCGTCGCTTCGGATGGACTGGTAATTCCGGTGCCGCCCCGCAATCTGGATCTGGAAGCGGCAGTGAAGTTCGCCAAGGTGGTCCATGCCTGGACCGAAAGGCTGCCTGGTTTCAATGACCGCAAGCGCTGGCTCAGACTGCTGCTGACGCAGCTGCAGAAAGGCTCGCTGAGTGACCAGACCCACGCGCTGCTGGCCAGCCGCTTCTTTGGCAGCCTGATCTTCAACAATCATTTTCCGATGTCCGAGGCTGTGCGCCGCGGCTCGGCCGGCGCGCCCAGCTGTTATGAAGGCAGCAATCAGGTGGATCGCAGCCAGGCCGAGGCCAACCGCCGCGTGCGCGAGGCCCTGGACGAAGTCTTCGAGGAGATGCTGAGCATGATCGATCTCAAACGGGGGGCTAAGGCATGA
- a CDS encoding response regulator transcription factor: MRLLLIEASEKLRSSLVPALVAAGYLVEVAESCAGAVGLMQACAYAMVVMDLAPRTSDALGLLKGLRQRGDDARVLVLTGREQVNDRVMALDQGADASLVKPVLADQLVSRLALLRERGEPPPPICIGEVSLDSERRLVRCKGQPMALSPKEFELLECLMRQRGRMLTRTALYAQLYAGHPDASEKVIEVLMSTLRSKLSRLGASELIETRRGLGYVIPN, translated from the coding sequence ATGCGTTTGTTGTTGATCGAGGCCTCCGAAAAACTCCGCTCCTCGCTGGTCCCGGCGCTGGTGGCGGCAGGCTACCTGGTGGAAGTGGCCGAGAGCTGCGCTGGCGCCGTCGGTCTGATGCAGGCCTGTGCCTATGCCATGGTGGTGATGGATCTGGCGCCACGGACATCGGATGCGCTGGGATTGCTGAAGGGCTTGCGCCAGCGGGGTGATGATGCCCGGGTGCTGGTGCTGACCGGCCGTGAACAGGTCAACGACCGGGTCATGGCGCTCGACCAGGGCGCGGATGCCTCTCTGGTCAAGCCGGTGCTCGCCGATCAGTTGGTGTCCAGACTGGCCCTGCTGCGTGAGCGCGGCGAGCCCCCACCGCCGATCTGCATTGGCGAGGTGTCTTTGGATAGCGAACGTCGACTGGTCCGCTGCAAGGGTCAGCCGATGGCCCTGTCGCCCAAGGAGTTCGAGTTGCTGGAATGTTTGATGCGTCAGCGTGGCCGCATGCTCACCCGCACCGCGCTCTATGCCCAGCTGTACGCGGGTCATCCGGACGCCTCGGAGAAGGTCATCGAAGTGCTGATGAGTACCTTGCGCAGCAAGCTTTCGCGGTTGGGCGCATCGGAGCTGATCGAGACCCGCCGCGGCCTGGGCTACGTCATTCCCAACTGA
- a CDS encoding PD40 domain-containing protein, which produces MKPFASQVPGMARALTVLLLLFAATAQAQIQRISTAVDGTEANHDSYEASVSDDGNVIAFRSSASNLLAGDINDLPDVFLRDLNAGTIERVNVDASGNVLNFTNLYRGSYAPSVSDDGLRVMFTGYRDFAQGVLRDRLANTTIEVLQISFTSNNTDRQARQESRISGNGQFVVFHSRAAFQNSEPVSARPGDTGTNGMHSIFLYDAVTNPVPMAERLSRPDLTADPSCVTDPGIECPEGNADSFAAAVSDDGRRVAFHSHAGNLVPEDDNDFQDVFVKYRFDAGDNYQGIAGPIVRVSVSSLGVQANDDSVQAAISGNGQFVAFRSLASNLVAGDSNAHWDIFVHDLDTSTTTRVSVSSSGAEANHDSFTPSLSDDGRFVAFRSNASNLVSGDDNARQDIFVHDRSNGATARVSVPAAGGEANGHSLRPEISGDGQWIVFESDASNLVPADNNQSRDIFRAANPLIGGGSP; this is translated from the coding sequence ATGAAACCATTTGCAAGCCAGGTGCCCGGGATGGCACGCGCATTGACGGTGCTGTTGCTGCTGTTCGCTGCAACAGCCCAGGCGCAGATCCAGCGCATCAGTACCGCTGTGGACGGCACCGAGGCCAATCACGACAGCTATGAAGCGAGCGTTTCCGACGATGGCAACGTGATCGCCTTCCGCTCCAGCGCAAGCAACCTGCTGGCCGGCGATATCAACGACTTGCCCGATGTCTTCCTGCGTGATCTCAATGCCGGGACCATCGAGCGGGTCAACGTCGATGCCAGCGGCAATGTGCTGAACTTCACCAATCTGTACCGGGGCAGCTATGCGCCCTCGGTCTCCGATGACGGTCTGCGCGTGATGTTCACCGGCTACCGGGATTTCGCCCAGGGCGTGCTGCGCGACCGCCTGGCCAACACCACCATCGAAGTCCTGCAGATCAGCTTTACCAGCAACAACACGGATCGACAGGCCCGCCAGGAGAGTCGGATTTCCGGCAATGGCCAGTTCGTGGTGTTTCACTCCCGCGCCGCCTTCCAGAACTCCGAACCCGTCAGTGCGCGCCCGGGCGACACCGGCACCAACGGGATGCACAGCATCTTCCTGTATGACGCCGTCACCAATCCGGTGCCCATGGCCGAGCGTTTGAGCCGACCTGATCTCACCGCCGACCCCAGTTGCGTGACCGATCCCGGCATCGAGTGCCCCGAAGGCAATGCCGACAGTTTCGCTGCCGCGGTCTCCGACGACGGCCGCCGAGTGGCCTTCCACAGCCACGCCGGCAACCTCGTGCCTGAGGACGACAACGACTTCCAGGACGTCTTCGTCAAATACCGCTTTGATGCCGGCGACAACTACCAGGGCATCGCCGGGCCGATTGTCCGCGTCAGCGTTTCCAGCCTGGGCGTGCAGGCCAATGACGACAGCGTGCAGGCGGCGATCTCCGGCAACGGCCAGTTCGTTGCCTTTCGCTCGCTGGCCAGCAATCTGGTGGCCGGGGACAGCAACGCTCACTGGGACATCTTCGTCCACGACTTGGACACGTCCACGACCACCCGCGTCAGCGTCTCCTCCAGCGGCGCCGAGGCCAATCACGACAGCTTTACACCCTCGCTGAGCGATGACGGGCGATTCGTGGCCTTCCGCTCCAATGCCAGCAATCTGGTCAGCGGCGATGACAACGCCAGGCAGGACATCTTTGTCCATGACCGCAGCAACGGGGCGACCGCGAGGGTCAGCGTGCCCGCTGCCGGCGGTGAGGCCAACGGCCACAGCCTGCGCCCGGAGATCTCCGGCGATGGCCAGTGGATCGTGTTCGAGTCCGATGCCAGCAATCTGGTGCCCGCCGACAACAATCAGTCGCGCGACATTTTCCGCGCCGCCAATCCGCTGATCGGGGGAGGATCGCCGTGA
- a CDS encoding serine hydrolase — MTRGVAKRVLMIWLLAAGYHSTAAQVPLQDLSHELMVGQHPGIEAMVIHQQGRVVTAAVSFGIDEELPDLRSVTKSVTALLVGIALDQGSLRSVDQPVAELLPAYARAFERDPRKTRITIADLLTMRSGLDCDDWNPKSPGHEDKMYRKRDWVRFWISQALVSEPGSRFSYCTGNAIALGLIIKQATGRSVDEFAAVELFEPLGIHTARWARWNRGREIDSGGHLRLHPESLARIGDLVGAAGQYSDKQLISSSWIDQMTQIRTSIPGMSQSYGYLWWLDQTTRPELPKTRVLMAWGNGGSYLFVLPELQASVAFVGNRYNRPDAREPMLWMRDRILPALAPGGHQSQ; from the coding sequence ATGACGCGTGGTGTCGCAAAACGGGTGTTGATGATCTGGTTGCTGGCCGCGGGATACCACTCAACTGCTGCGCAGGTGCCACTTCAGGATCTGAGCCATGAGCTCATGGTCGGCCAGCATCCGGGCATCGAAGCGATGGTCATACACCAGCAGGGCAGGGTGGTGACCGCTGCTGTCTCATTTGGCATCGACGAAGAACTGCCAGACCTGCGCTCGGTGACCAAATCGGTGACCGCGCTGTTGGTCGGAATTGCATTGGATCAGGGCAGCCTGCGTTCGGTTGACCAACCGGTGGCCGAATTGCTGCCAGCCTACGCCAGGGCCTTCGAGCGTGATCCACGCAAGACCCGGATCACCATCGCCGATCTGTTGACCATGCGTAGCGGCCTCGATTGTGACGATTGGAACCCGAAGTCGCCCGGACACGAAGACAAGATGTATCGCAAGCGCGACTGGGTCCGGTTCTGGATCAGCCAGGCCCTGGTCAGCGAGCCAGGCAGCCGTTTCTCCTACTGCACCGGCAATGCCATCGCCCTGGGGCTGATCATCAAGCAGGCCACCGGCCGCAGCGTGGATGAGTTCGCCGCCGTGGAATTGTTCGAGCCACTCGGCATCCACACTGCCCGTTGGGCGCGTTGGAACCGGGGCAGGGAGATCGACAGCGGCGGCCATTTGCGCCTGCATCCCGAAAGTCTGGCGCGGATCGGTGATCTGGTGGGTGCGGCAGGGCAATACTCCGACAAACAGTTGATTTCCAGCAGTTGGATAGATCAGATGACCCAGATCCGTACTTCCATACCGGGCATGTCACAGTCCTATGGATATCTATGGTGGCTGGATCAGACCACCCGACCGGAGTTGCCGAAGACCCGCGTGCTGATGGCTTGGGGCAACGGTGGCAGCTACCTGTTCGTGTTGCCGGAGTTGCAGGCCAGCGTGGCCTTTGTCGGCAACCGCTATAACCGCCCTGACGCGAGGGAGCCGATGCTGTGGATGCGCGATCGGATTCTGCCGGCGCTGGCCCCCGGGGGACATCAAAGCCAGTGA
- a CDS encoding patatin-like phospholipase family protein translates to MVDSAHPYFRILSLAGGGYLGLYTATVLAGLERRAGRPLAQCFDLIAGTSVGGLLGLALAFEVPVIRIVELFRERGSEIFSARSLPTSNVGRLLDLTRSVLGPKYSGESLRAALTEIFDKRRLGDAPHRLVVPAVNVSLSQTKVFKTPHGERSTGDERVLAVDVAMATSAAPAYFPSVKVGRYLYADGGIFAVAPDQVALHEAEHFLGIAPPQIRMLSIGTATSGYRPADGVDADDGAVGWLSDGRLILTTVAVQQQHVESMLEDRLGARYQRIDAEWPAGAGLGIDIATPAAADTLVALAERTLGQLNQAEFDQALGN, encoded by the coding sequence ATGGTCGACAGCGCACATCCGTATTTCCGCATTCTCTCGCTCGCAGGCGGCGGTTATCTGGGGCTGTACACCGCCACGGTGCTGGCTGGCCTGGAGCGTCGGGCTGGTCGGCCCCTGGCGCAGTGTTTCGACCTGATTGCCGGCACCTCGGTGGGCGGCCTGCTGGGACTGGCGCTGGCCTTCGAGGTGCCGGTCATCCGCATCGTCGAGCTGTTCCGCGAACGCGGCAGCGAGATCTTCTCGGCGCGCAGCCTGCCCACCAGCAACGTCGGGCGACTGCTCGATCTGACACGATCGGTGCTGGGGCCGAAGTACTCCGGTGAGTCGCTGCGTGCGGCCCTGACCGAAATCTTCGACAAGCGCCGTCTGGGCGACGCTCCGCATCGGCTGGTGGTGCCAGCCGTGAATGTCTCGCTCAGCCAGACCAAGGTCTTCAAGACGCCCCACGGCGAGCGCTCCACCGGCGATGAGCGGGTGCTGGCCGTCGATGTGGCCATGGCGACCTCAGCCGCTCCCGCCTATTTCCCGTCGGTGAAGGTCGGACGCTACCTGTATGCCGATGGCGGCATCTTCGCCGTGGCGCCCGATCAGGTGGCGCTGCACGAGGCCGAGCATTTCCTCGGCATTGCGCCGCCGCAGATCCGCATGCTGTCGATTGGCACGGCCACCTCAGGTTATCGGCCGGCGGACGGCGTGGATGCCGATGATGGCGCCGTCGGCTGGCTCTCTGACGGGCGTCTGATCCTGACCACCGTGGCCGTGCAGCAGCAGCATGTGGAATCGATGCTGGAAGACCGGCTCGGCGCTCGTTACCAGCGCATCGACGCCGAATGGCCGGCTGGCGCGGGGTTGGGCATCGACATTGCTACCCCGGCGGCGGCCGACACCCTCGTTGCACTGGCCGAACGCACCCTGGGCCAGCTCAATCAGGCCGAATTCGACCAGGCGCTGGGGAACTGA
- a CDS encoding putative Ig domain-containing protein has protein sequence MNTRLRLLTLMALLAGLLCGSAPAASRGVPGAIFADGFEGNFRIVPIDLLGAVAERNFGHQVQVLPPASTVVLYAIDSGPPGLSIDSNGVLSWTPGLADGGPNTVSVRAEDDQGAVDTETFVIEVLLPNSPPLIDTIGERIVAANQTLSLTVPASDPDVGDVLSYALDVAPGGMQLNPGNGLLSWTPTLADVGTHPVTVRVTDSRAFFDLESFQVQVIDANQPPELNPVTDQGAILNQAFSLQLLATDPDLDPLQYSLTQAPIGMSINAASGLISWVPTSLTQGSENVSVAVNDGRGGSDSATFTILIDNNLPPIAVDDAYTVERGETLDVPALGVLMNDSDPNLSPLSAVLVDDADAGILALAGDGGFSYTPDLNLSPFGFVEKYRVQSPNGGRIGMPRLGDVDGDGAPDIFVRYSNGTAGANRGLLVRASDGSQIYQTPAYDRSVEGSQGFLLADIDLDGRMEMVAVGTEGGRTTTQDGRKLIAFEHDGSFKWISEAIPQDGIYLDAIIDQRGNPGGEIAAADLDGDGTPELIHGHAQTDAIGVTVFDNNGRILFTRYARGVGAIRSSIELTVEVVDLDLDGDLEILVSGAAFSHRGEVLWTVPGDLSAPRSTPIAANLDNDPYPELVRGTDTNDTAVYEHDGSLKWQVVTTTEEDLPLVIADVDDDGRADVLSAAGRGSSAGFLEVYNGADGSLKWRYPTVEDPTIDPRYYGPVVMDFDGDGKVEVTLIDQDIRAHVLNGVDGTLIGIFDLDNASGVRAMPIMADVDGDGASEMIIHGESRFGVGASDIVRVYEGPNDDWPAARPIWNQWNYHVTNINVDGTVPAQEQPHWLLPGLNANRVNALLPEERTPEVDLFTYRASDGALQSNVATVRIEVLPPNSAPQILSTPRTLASPDFEYRYAVLAVDPDVGESLSFQLVQAPAGMSVNALGIISWTPTGADLGTHPIILQVTDSLGYSDTQLFDLLVRTGTTVPEVIGLTEAAAVNAVATADLSANPIVQVFDAVVPVGQVRAQLPSGGSAAAAGDSVRLEVSKGPAPVTVPRVVGLDLLNAGLRLMDGNLMLGSLNYVNRDDLPLGTVFQQSPAPGSSVAPGSNVDLSVSGGPRIDIALDHPVLIGGQSSPLSVTVYSNEGLPLSPQPTIALSILEAVPGASSGPLPTVNSSSVQSSPGTLGEYLLQVDLPDTLESYSTRVVVMESIADAPEGSVYADFGAQLERAERLISELEAAVLANNVPAIQMIDAQLQTVRAGISVDRMRGLTPLAPDGGMPPDRNTAISMGFAAGADDQAYLQGNAELAQSLQQMAVLVANPLTPDVELFNLNQRLLAQGAALSGLEPGVPGVLAAIGPTVELVGHRIPALLVTDLDALHQSLSSSGLLGPQAPSRMDKAVRFTLAGVLSATRIRTRIIKNVYRPILGDVIRAAVILVAQNGLVNYANVGNLAGIITAASLSIHVAKIPNSVAEGVGFEAYAPANSTILIGPDAIEQAQSILSAGLATAQDLKDINKLQANLKSAADIGNNTVGLIKGAITSPGSLRSGCFLDPTPGCQQLVFPDGFDSAYVNDGPLALPAPVLIVTFGLSSGNVGVFVGIFLPTEPQS, from the coding sequence GTGAACACTCGTCTTCGCTTGCTGACCTTGATGGCCCTGCTCGCCGGCCTGTTGTGCGGATCGGCGCCGGCCGCCTCGCGTGGCGTGCCCGGGGCGATCTTTGCGGATGGATTCGAAGGCAATTTCCGCATTGTTCCGATAGACCTGCTCGGCGCCGTGGCCGAGCGCAATTTCGGCCATCAGGTCCAGGTGCTGCCGCCCGCCAGCACGGTAGTGCTGTATGCCATCGACAGCGGACCGCCCGGTCTGAGCATCGACAGCAATGGCGTGCTCAGCTGGACACCCGGGCTGGCCGATGGCGGCCCGAACACCGTGTCCGTTCGCGCCGAAGACGATCAAGGCGCGGTGGATACCGAGACCTTTGTCATCGAGGTGCTGTTGCCCAATTCACCACCGCTGATCGACACCATCGGTGAGCGCATCGTCGCCGCCAACCAGACCCTGAGCCTGACCGTGCCGGCCAGCGATCCGGACGTCGGCGATGTGCTCAGTTACGCGCTGGACGTGGCCCCGGGCGGCATGCAGCTGAACCCGGGCAACGGCCTTTTGAGCTGGACGCCGACGCTGGCCGACGTCGGCACGCATCCGGTCACCGTGCGGGTCACCGACAGTCGGGCCTTCTTCGATCTGGAGAGCTTTCAGGTGCAGGTGATCGATGCCAATCAGCCACCGGAGCTGAACCCCGTGACTGATCAGGGCGCGATCCTGAATCAGGCTTTCAGTCTGCAGCTGCTTGCCACCGATCCGGACCTGGATCCGCTGCAGTACAGCCTGACCCAGGCCCCGATCGGGATGAGCATCAACGCCGCCAGCGGGCTGATCAGCTGGGTTCCCACCAGCCTGACCCAGGGCAGCGAAAACGTGAGCGTGGCGGTCAACGATGGCCGCGGCGGCAGTGACAGCGCGACCTTTACCATCCTGATCGACAATAATCTGCCGCCAATAGCCGTCGATGACGCCTACACCGTCGAACGCGGCGAAACCCTGGACGTACCGGCTCTGGGCGTGCTGATGAACGACTCGGATCCCAATCTGAGTCCGCTCAGCGCGGTGCTCGTCGATGACGCCGATGCGGGTATCCTGGCCCTCGCCGGTGACGGCGGCTTCAGCTACACACCGGATCTGAATCTCAGCCCCTTTGGCTTCGTCGAGAAATATCGGGTGCAGAGCCCCAATGGCGGTCGGATCGGAATGCCACGCCTGGGTGACGTCGATGGTGATGGCGCTCCGGACATCTTCGTCCGCTACAGCAACGGCACCGCGGGCGCCAATCGCGGTTTGTTGGTGCGGGCCAGCGACGGCTCTCAGATCTACCAGACGCCAGCCTACGACCGCAGCGTCGAGGGCAGTCAGGGCTTCCTGCTGGCCGATATCGATCTGGATGGGCGCATGGAGATGGTGGCAGTCGGAACCGAAGGCGGCCGCACCACTACCCAGGACGGTCGCAAGCTGATCGCCTTCGAACATGACGGCAGCTTCAAATGGATCAGCGAGGCGATCCCGCAGGACGGGATCTACCTGGACGCCATCATCGACCAGCGCGGCAACCCGGGCGGCGAGATTGCCGCCGCCGATCTGGATGGCGACGGCACGCCGGAACTGATCCACGGACATGCCCAGACCGACGCCATTGGCGTCACGGTCTTCGACAACAATGGCCGGATCCTGTTCACCCGTTACGCCCGTGGCGTAGGTGCTATCCGCAGCAGTATCGAACTGACCGTGGAAGTGGTCGACCTGGATCTGGACGGCGATCTGGAGATTCTGGTCTCCGGCGCGGCCTTCTCCCATCGGGGTGAAGTGCTGTGGACCGTCCCGGGCGACCTGTCCGCACCCCGCTCCACGCCCATCGCTGCCAATCTCGACAACGATCCCTACCCGGAACTCGTGCGGGGAACCGATACCAATGACACCGCCGTGTACGAGCACGATGGCAGCCTCAAGTGGCAGGTGGTCACGACTACCGAGGAGGACTTGCCGCTGGTGATCGCCGATGTCGACGACGACGGTCGCGCCGACGTTCTCTCGGCCGCCGGTCGCGGCTCCAGCGCGGGCTTCCTGGAGGTCTACAACGGCGCCGATGGCAGCCTGAAATGGCGCTATCCAACGGTAGAGGATCCGACCATCGATCCGCGCTATTACGGTCCGGTGGTGATGGACTTTGATGGTGACGGCAAGGTTGAAGTTACCCTCATTGACCAGGACATCAGGGCGCACGTGCTCAATGGCGTTGACGGAACGCTGATCGGCATCTTCGATCTGGACAATGCCTCGGGTGTGCGCGCCATGCCGATCATGGCCGATGTCGACGGCGATGGCGCCTCCGAGATGATCATCCACGGCGAGTCCCGCTTCGGTGTCGGCGCTTCGGACATCGTGCGTGTCTACGAAGGTCCCAACGATGACTGGCCGGCCGCCAGGCCGATCTGGAACCAGTGGAACTACCATGTCACCAACATCAATGTTGATGGCACGGTGCCGGCCCAGGAGCAACCGCACTGGCTGCTGCCCGGACTGAACGCCAATCGGGTCAATGCCCTGCTCCCCGAAGAGCGGACACCAGAGGTCGATCTGTTCACCTACCGGGCCTCCGATGGCGCGCTGCAATCCAATGTGGCGACCGTGCGCATCGAGGTTCTGCCCCCGAACAGTGCACCGCAGATCCTGTCCACGCCGCGGACCCTGGCATCACCCGATTTCGAGTACCGCTACGCCGTGCTCGCAGTGGATCCCGATGTCGGCGAATCCCTGAGTTTCCAGCTGGTGCAGGCCCCGGCCGGCATGAGCGTGAACGCTCTGGGAATCATCTCCTGGACGCCGACCGGCGCTGATCTGGGCACCCATCCGATCATTCTGCAGGTCACTGACAGCCTGGGCTACAGCGACACCCAGCTCTTTGACCTGCTGGTGCGCACCGGAACCACCGTGCCCGAGGTGATCGGTCTGACCGAGGCTGCGGCAGTCAACGCCGTCGCGACAGCGGACCTCAGCGCCAATCCCATCGTTCAGGTCTTCGATGCCGTGGTTCCGGTCGGCCAGGTCCGTGCCCAGCTGCCCAGCGGTGGCAGCGCCGCGGCGGCTGGTGATTCGGTTCGGCTGGAGGTTTCCAAGGGACCGGCACCGGTGACCGTACCGCGCGTGGTCGGACTCGATCTGCTCAATGCCGGCCTGCGCCTGATGGACGGCAATCTGATGCTGGGCTCACTGAATTATGTCAACCGTGATGATCTGCCGCTGGGAACGGTGTTCCAGCAAAGTCCGGCCCCGGGCAGCTCGGTGGCGCCGGGAAGCAATGTCGATCTCAGTGTCTCCGGTGGGCCGCGCATCGATATCGCGCTCGATCATCCGGTGCTGATCGGTGGTCAGAGCAGTCCGCTCAGCGTCACCGTGTACAGCAACGAGGGCCTGCCACTGAGCCCTCAGCCGACCATTGCACTCAGCATCCTCGAAGCGGTCCCCGGCGCCAGCAGCGGGCCATTGCCGACCGTCAACAGCAGTTCGGTGCAATCGAGCCCAGGTACGCTGGGTGAGTATCTGCTGCAGGTCGACCTTCCCGACACCCTGGAGAGCTACAGCACCCGAGTGGTGGTCATGGAGAGCATCGCCGATGCGCCCGAGGGCAGCGTCTACGCCGATTTCGGGGCTCAGCTAGAACGGGCCGAGCGCCTGATCTCCGAGCTGGAAGCCGCGGTTCTGGCCAACAACGTCCCTGCCATCCAGATGATCGATGCACAGCTGCAGACCGTGCGCGCCGGGATTTCGGTTGACCGGATGCGAGGACTGACGCCGCTGGCACCCGATGGTGGCATGCCGCCGGATCGCAACACCGCCATCAGTATGGGCTTCGCGGCTGGCGCCGACGACCAGGCTTACCTGCAGGGCAATGCCGAACTGGCGCAGAGCCTGCAGCAAATGGCGGTGCTCGTCGCCAATCCGCTGACGCCGGATGTGGAGCTGTTCAACCTCAACCAGCGTCTGCTGGCGCAGGGTGCGGCCTTGAGCGGCCTGGAACCCGGCGTGCCTGGCGTGCTGGCCGCCATCGGACCCACCGTGGAACTCGTCGGCCATCGGATTCCAGCCTTGCTGGTGACCGATCTGGATGCTCTGCACCAGTCGTTGTCGAGCAGCGGTCTGCTAGGTCCGCAGGCGCCGTCGCGAATGGACAAGGCCGTGCGCTTCACTCTGGCCGGCGTACTCAGTGCCACCCGCATCCGCACGCGGATCATCAAGAACGTCTACCGGCCAATCCTCGGCGACGTCATTCGCGCCGCCGTGATCCTGGTGGCACAGAATGGCCTCGTGAACTACGCCAACGTGGGCAATCTGGCCGGCATCATCACCGCCGCCAGTCTGTCCATACACGTTGCCAAGATTCCGAACTCGGTCGCCGAGGGCGTCGGCTTTGAAGCCTACGCGCCGGCCAACAGCACGATCCTGATTGGCCCGGATGCCATCGAGCAAGCGCAGAGCATCCTCTCGGCCGGGCTCGCGACCGCACAAGACCTGAAGGACATCAACAAGCTCCAGGCCAATCTGAAGAGCGCCGCGGACATCGGTAACAACACCGTCGGGCTGATCAAGGGCGCCATCACCAGCCCCGGCAGCCTGCGCAGCGGCTGCTTCCTCGACCCCACACCCGGTTGCCAGCAACTGGTCTTTCCCGACGGCTTTGATTCGGCTTATGTCAATGACGGTCCGCTGGCCCTGCCGGCGCCGGTACTGATCGTCACCTTCGGCTTGAGCAGCGGCAATGTCGGCGTGTTTGTCGGCATCTTCCTGCCGACCGAGCCACAGAGTTGA